A stretch of Sulfurovum zhangzhouensis DNA encodes these proteins:
- the rpsJ gene encoding 30S ribosomal protein S10: MEKIRLKLKAYDHRVLDRSVAAIVDAVKRTGAEIRGPIPMPTKLKRYTVLKSPHVNKDSREQFEIRIHGRMIDIVSATSETVDSLMKLDLAPEIEVEIRSMDK, encoded by the coding sequence ATGGAAAAAATCAGATTGAAGCTTAAAGCTTATGATCACAGAGTACTAGATAGATCTGTTGCTGCTATCGTTGATGCAGTTAAACGTACAGGTGCTGAGATTAGAGGGCCGATCCCAATGCCAACTAAACTTAAGCGTTATACTGTTCTTAAATCACCACACGTAAACAAAGATTCACGTGAGCAATTTGAGATCAGAATTCACGGAAGAATGATTGATATCGTTTCAGCGACTTCAGAGACTGTAGATTCACTAATGAAATTGGATCTTGCACCTGAAATCGAAGTTGAAATCAGATCAATGGACAAGTAA
- a CDS encoding MBOAT family O-acyltransferase, with protein sequence MLFNSYEFIFAFLPITFFIYFYLNSKRLTEASKAFLVLASLFFYSWWNIAYLPIILFSMLFNYVVGVSLSKDQEHTKVSKKTLLAIGVVANVALLGYFKYTDFFIENINLATNGHIPLFHLALPLAISFFTFQQIAYLVDSYRGETREYDFLNYANFVTFFPQLIAGPIVHHAEMMPQFAKTINKVKNYRNIAMGLFIFSIGLFKKVVIADTFAVWATNGFDKAEVLTLIEAWATSLSYTFQLYFDFSGYTDMAIGAALLFNIKLPINFNSPYKAISIQDFWRRWHITLSRFLKDYIYIPLGGNRKGSLRTYSNLMATFLIGGIWHGAGWTFVFWGILHGMALVIHRIWKQLGFKLNTIIAWVITFNFINIAWVFFRAKEWDDAIKVLKGMFGFNGITLSEKHEKYLSFLHQYGVEFGKELANINGSSETLNFLILGTFTVLYFKNSMEMKDSFKPNYKIAFMTAIFFIYSILSFNKISEFLYFNF encoded by the coding sequence GTGCTATTTAACAGTTATGAATTTATCTTCGCCTTTTTACCAATAACTTTCTTCATATATTTTTATCTTAACAGTAAACGATTGACAGAAGCAAGTAAAGCATTTTTAGTCCTTGCCTCCCTTTTCTTCTATAGTTGGTGGAATATAGCTTATCTTCCAATCATATTGTTTTCAATGCTTTTTAATTATGTAGTTGGAGTTTCTCTTTCAAAAGACCAAGAACATACCAAGGTCAGTAAAAAAACACTTCTTGCTATTGGTGTTGTCGCTAATGTTGCTTTACTTGGATATTTTAAATATACAGATTTCTTTATTGAGAATATAAATCTTGCAACAAATGGCCATATCCCTTTATTTCATTTGGCATTACCCTTAGCTATCTCTTTCTTTACTTTCCAGCAAATTGCCTACCTTGTGGACAGTTATAGAGGTGAAACAAGAGAGTATGATTTTCTGAACTACGCAAACTTCGTAACTTTTTTCCCTCAACTGATTGCTGGTCCGATCGTACACCATGCAGAGATGATGCCACAATTTGCCAAGACTATAAATAAAGTTAAAAATTATAGAAACATTGCAATGGGATTATTCATATTTTCTATTGGTCTTTTCAAGAAAGTGGTTATTGCAGATACTTTCGCAGTATGGGCCACAAATGGATTTGATAAAGCAGAAGTATTGACATTAATTGAGGCATGGGCAACATCATTATCTTATACATTTCAGCTTTATTTTGATTTTAGTGGTTACACAGATATGGCAATCGGAGCGGCACTTCTTTTTAACATAAAATTACCAATAAACTTTAATAGCCCATACAAAGCAATTAGCATCCAAGACTTTTGGAGAAGGTGGCATATTACACTGAGTAGATTTCTAAAAGACTATATTTATATTCCTTTAGGCGGTAATAGAAAAGGGAGTTTGAGAACCTACAGCAACCTTATGGCAACGTTTTTAATAGGAGGAATTTGGCACGGAGCCGGTTGGACCTTTGTATTTTGGGGGATTTTACATGGAATGGCCTTAGTGATTCATCGTATATGGAAGCAATTAGGATTTAAGTTAAATACTATTATAGCTTGGGTCATAACTTTTAACTTCATAAATATAGCTTGGGTATTTTTTAGGGCGAAAGAGTGGGATGATGCTATTAAAGTATTAAAAGGGATGTTTGGATTTAATGGTATTACCTTATCTGAAAAACATGAAAAATATTTATCTTTTTTACATCAATATGGTGTAGAGTTTGGGAAAGAGTTGGCTAACATTAATGGAAGTAGTGAAACGTTAAACTTTTTAATATTAGGTACATTTACGGTCTTGTATTTTAAAAACAGTATGGAAATGAAAGATAGTTTTAAACCAAATTATAAAATTGCATTTATGACGGCAATTTTCTTTATATACAGCATTTTATCTTTTAATAAAATATCAGAGTTTTTATATTTTAATTTTTAA
- a CDS encoding DUF503 family protein, giving the protein MILCNCHLHMELPEVHSLKGRRSVLNSLKEKLKKFNVSLLDISSEYVKEADIAFVFLSHNARSAAQYREDIESMLNRNFSEYFYELEYEEM; this is encoded by the coding sequence ATGATACTCTGTAACTGTCATCTCCATATGGAATTACCTGAAGTGCATTCTCTCAAAGGGCGTAGATCTGTACTGAATAGTCTTAAAGAAAAACTAAAAAAGTTTAATGTGTCATTGCTTGATATCAGTAGTGAGTATGTCAAAGAGGCAGATATCGCTTTTGTATTTCTCTCGCATAATGCGCGAAGTGCAGCACAGTATAGAGAAGATATCGAGTCCATGCTGAATCGTAACTTCTCTGAATACTTTTATGAACTTGAGTATGAGGAGATGTAG
- a CDS encoding metallophosphoesterase, with translation MNILPFVAIFLGFFALISIYISRRLINHLHLSDQIKHYLRFFLLLNYAGIIGYMLARYFSDTPNWLYFLLSLPIGILFLLFCTAVFYDIFRVGMLGIPMQPQRRDFLKKSLDIGALGVAFGVSADATYQARIVKLEEVPVKIKNLARPYTIAQISDTHVGGLINKKFMQNVVNRVNALEPDLVVITGDLVDVKLSQAQKALEALRGLKSTYGTYFIVGNHEYFHGIEEIIAYVKSIGIRVLENENIYIGEKGEGFNLAGVYDVFGYRIEQYKPDIHFALQGIEQDSPTILLAHQPRFVEEADGKVDLMLSGHTHGGQLYPFKALVRLQQPYVSGLHRHSDKTQVYVNKGTGFWGPPMRLGASSEITCLKLIKG, from the coding sequence ATGAATATACTTCCTTTTGTCGCAATATTTTTGGGCTTTTTTGCCCTTATCAGTATCTATATAAGCAGACGCTTGATCAATCATCTGCATTTAAGTGATCAGATCAAGCATTACTTGCGCTTTTTTTTGCTGCTCAACTATGCAGGTATCATTGGCTATATGCTGGCGCGTTACTTCAGCGATACTCCAAATTGGCTTTATTTCTTGCTCTCTTTACCGATCGGGATACTCTTTTTACTTTTTTGTACGGCAGTTTTCTATGATATCTTCAGAGTGGGGATGCTGGGTATACCGATGCAGCCTCAGCGCAGGGATTTTTTGAAGAAGAGTCTGGATATCGGTGCATTGGGGGTGGCGTTTGGTGTGAGTGCCGATGCAACTTATCAGGCACGTATCGTAAAGCTTGAAGAGGTGCCTGTCAAGATCAAAAATCTGGCAAGACCTTACACGATCGCACAGATTAGCGACACCCATGTAGGGGGATTGATCAACAAAAAATTTATGCAAAATGTTGTCAACCGTGTCAATGCTCTTGAACCTGATTTGGTTGTCATTACAGGAGACCTGGTTGATGTGAAGTTGTCTCAGGCTCAAAAAGCGTTAGAAGCTTTAAGAGGATTGAAATCAACCTATGGTACCTACTTTATCGTGGGTAATCATGAATACTTTCATGGTATTGAAGAGATCATAGCATATGTAAAAAGTATTGGGATCAGGGTACTGGAGAATGAAAACATTTATATCGGTGAAAAGGGAGAGGGGTTCAACCTGGCAGGCGTCTATGATGTTTTCGGATATCGGATCGAGCAGTATAAGCCTGATATCCACTTTGCTCTTCAGGGGATTGAACAGGATTCCCCGACCATATTATTGGCCCACCAGCCACGTTTTGTTGAAGAGGCAGATGGGAAAGTGGATTTGATGCTGAGTGGTCATACGCATGGCGGACAGCTTTACCCGTTTAAGGCATTGGTAAGACTTCAGCAGCCTTATGTGAGCGGTTTGCATAGGCATAGTGATAAAACACAGGTCTATGTCAATAAAGGTACTGGATTTTGGGGCCCTCCAATGCGACTGGGAGCCAGCAGTGAGATCACATGCCTCAAACTTATCAAAGGATAG
- a CDS encoding efflux RND transporter permease subunit yields MMRIIEYFLHNKRLNYVLLFFLLFLGINAYQNIPKELFPEITLDKISIAGAYSGASAENLDKMAVRDIEDELGDITGVESIETLILPGTFSITINLENGADKSDALDKAKDAIARSRQYLPSDMVEPTAQILNHNRPLISLSLSSEKLSKGELIERAKEIKSKIARLPYISEVNIYGDADQEVSIQLQKDQVRAYGLDPSAVISAVSNLSYIYPIGDIKESGNYIFLSTVHGKDGKEEWESALIKVGEHQVRLGDIANIEITYPQDQTLSTFNGRRNMTLMISKGAEGNAIELSQTLREFAENTLSKEYPKVYFDFYQDTSKPVKDRLNVVISNLLFGLILVFASMALLINVRIATVVAMGIPISFAVGLIFIYFMGYSINIVSLLGGLIVIGIVVDDAIVVGENIQRYINQGVEKREAVLRGVKEMLLPVSLATLTTIAAFLPLFMMTGEIKNFIILIPIAVIMILIGSLIESFLFLPLHSEEILIKQKNMIDWTKFQDMYESLLHKVIHYKYTFLFTFVVLIPILTIFTVKMLNFQFFPSFDGNYLYISGKANIDTPIEETQKIAEEIEKFVIEHKDEYALKATSTVAGSRVALSGESEQGDNLLYITMELYDMEPQNFIDALVNPILTFEFNFNDPERIRKYHTYEIAQMLKQEIEPLKEKYGLEELGVKEQKPGLIKSDIKINLSSKESQKIAEAITKIETKLETIPHVKDVTDNAQLGKKEYKLRINDYGEQLGLSESMVAKTLAGYFLDSRKAMTFGESGVMEIRTRALGKDSEDTLLNFMIPTPDGSFVKLTQIAEIEKIRAYEKIEKYNGNIVKSIFANVNKKETTPVEVLKEIEPLLDELRKQGIKVTLQGESEKNQQLKDDMKKAVLIALFLILIALLFIFPRIRYALMVMSVIPFSLLGALLGHLILDINLSMPSVIGMLGLAGVVINDGIIMLDFLHGTHNAETFYERAKLRLRPILITSITTFLGLFTLIFYATGQAVILQPIAISLGFGLLWGTVLNLVYLPALYAVVNKIKPTRE; encoded by the coding sequence ATGATGAGGATTATAGAGTATTTTTTACATAATAAAAGGCTAAATTATGTATTACTCTTTTTTCTTCTTTTTCTTGGGATCAATGCCTATCAAAATATTCCAAAAGAACTTTTTCCAGAGATTACATTGGATAAGATCTCTATCGCCGGAGCGTACAGCGGGGCAAGTGCAGAAAATCTTGACAAGATGGCGGTACGGGATATCGAAGATGAGTTAGGTGACATCACAGGTGTAGAGAGCATAGAGACGCTGATCCTTCCGGGAACTTTCTCTATCACCATCAACCTGGAAAACGGTGCAGATAAAAGTGATGCGTTGGACAAAGCCAAAGATGCCATTGCTAGAAGCAGACAGTACCTGCCTTCTGATATGGTGGAACCCACTGCACAGATACTCAATCACAACAGACCTCTAATTAGCTTATCCCTTTCTAGTGAGAAACTCAGCAAGGGTGAGCTGATCGAGCGAGCAAAAGAGATTAAGTCAAAAATCGCAAGATTACCGTACATCAGTGAAGTAAATATCTATGGAGATGCTGACCAAGAAGTATCTATTCAGCTGCAAAAAGATCAGGTGCGTGCTTACGGGCTTGATCCATCAGCGGTGATCTCTGCAGTTTCAAATCTCTCTTATATCTATCCGATAGGGGATATCAAAGAGAGCGGGAATTATATCTTCCTTTCCACGGTACATGGTAAAGACGGAAAGGAAGAGTGGGAATCTGCACTGATAAAAGTGGGAGAACATCAAGTAAGACTGGGAGATATCGCGAACATAGAGATCACTTATCCTCAGGATCAAACGCTCTCTACCTTTAACGGCCGCCGCAATATGACACTGATGATCTCAAAGGGTGCAGAGGGAAATGCGATCGAGCTCTCTCAGACACTCCGGGAGTTTGCTGAAAATACACTCTCCAAGGAGTATCCGAAGGTCTATTTTGATTTCTACCAGGATACGTCAAAACCGGTCAAAGACAGGTTGAATGTCGTTATCTCTAATCTTCTGTTTGGGTTGATCCTAGTATTTGCTTCAATGGCGCTGCTGATCAATGTCCGTATCGCTACGGTAGTGGCAATGGGTATTCCGATCTCTTTTGCCGTGGGATTGATCTTTATCTACTTTATGGGCTATTCGATCAACATTGTCTCTTTGCTTGGCGGGCTGATAGTAATTGGTATTGTTGTGGATGATGCGATTGTAGTCGGTGAAAATATCCAGCGATATATCAATCAGGGAGTAGAGAAAAGAGAAGCTGTTTTACGAGGTGTAAAAGAGATGCTTCTGCCGGTCTCTTTGGCAACATTGACAACGATTGCGGCATTTTTGCCTCTTTTCATGATGACAGGTGAGATCAAGAACTTTATCATATTGATCCCTATAGCAGTGATCATGATATTGATAGGTTCTCTGATAGAGAGCTTTTTGTTTTTGCCGCTGCATTCTGAAGAGATACTGATAAAACAAAAAAATATGATCGATTGGACCAAATTTCAGGACATGTATGAGTCGCTTCTGCATAAAGTGATCCATTACAAGTATACCTTCCTGTTCACTTTTGTCGTGTTGATCCCTATTTTGACCATCTTTACTGTCAAGATGCTCAACTTCCAGTTCTTCCCGAGTTTTGACGGGAATTATCTGTATATTTCAGGGAAAGCCAACATCGATACACCTATCGAGGAGACACAGAAGATCGCTGAGGAGATTGAAAAGTTTGTGATCGAGCATAAAGACGAATATGCCCTCAAGGCAACATCCACAGTCGCAGGAAGCAGGGTAGCGCTCTCAGGGGAAAGTGAGCAGGGAGATAATCTGCTTTATATTACCATGGAGCTTTATGATATGGAACCTCAGAACTTTATAGATGCATTAGTGAATCCTATTTTAACTTTTGAATTTAATTTTAATGATCCTGAACGTATCAGAAAATATCATACTTATGAGATAGCACAGATGTTAAAACAAGAGATCGAGCCTCTAAAGGAAAAATATGGGCTTGAAGAGCTAGGGGTCAAAGAGCAGAAACCGGGACTTATTAAAAGTGATATCAAGATCAATTTGAGCAGCAAAGAGAGTCAAAAGATCGCTGAAGCGATAACAAAGATCGAAACAAAACTTGAGACGATACCGCATGTTAAGGATGTTACAGACAATGCCCAATTGGGTAAAAAAGAGTACAAGCTGCGTATCAATGACTATGGTGAGCAACTGGGACTGAGTGAGAGTATGGTGGCCAAGACCTTAGCAGGTTATTTTTTGGACAGCCGTAAAGCGATGACCTTTGGAGAATCAGGGGTAATGGAGATACGAACACGTGCTCTGGGTAAAGACTCTGAGGATACTTTACTGAACTTCATGATCCCTACCCCGGACGGGTCGTTTGTTAAACTGACACAGATTGCAGAGATTGAAAAGATCAGAGCCTATGAAAAAATTGAAAAGTACAATGGAAACATTGTTAAGTCTATCTTTGCCAATGTGAATAAAAAAGAGACTACACCTGTAGAGGTACTCAAAGAGATCGAACCTCTGCTTGATGAGCTCAGAAAACAGGGGATCAAAGTCACGCTCCAAGGTGAAAGTGAGAAGAACCAGCAGTTGAAGGATGATATGAAAAAGGCTGTACTAATCGCACTCTTTTTGATCTTGATTGCTTTGCTCTTTATTTTTCCTCGTATCCGTTATGCTCTGATGGTAATGTCGGTGATCCCATTCTCATTGTTGGGCGCACTGTTAGGGCATCTAATTTTGGATATCAATCTTTCGATGCCATCAGTGATAGGTATGCTGGGACTTGCCGGAGTTGTTATCAATGACGGGATCATTATGCTGGACTTCCTTCACGGTACACATAACGCTGAGACTTTCTACGAGAGGGCCAAGTTAAGGCTCAGACCGATTTTGATCACTTCTATTACGACGTTTTTGGGGCTCTTTACACTGATCTTCTATGCAACAGGGCAGGCGGTGATCTTACAGCCTATAGCAATATCACTTGGATTTGGACTTCTATGGGGTACGGTACTAAACCTTGTCTACCTTCCGGCTCTTTATGCTGTTGTCAACAAGATCAAACCAACAAGAGAGTAA
- a CDS encoding toxin-antitoxin system YwqK family antitoxin, which translates to MNKLSFLFLFLLVFLFNGCNSTTSGTLSPQKRVVDVKKDYYTGGMLRSEFFMYDKTGMNGLRKMYGYKGSLLSKVEIQNGVPNGNETLYDDEGRVRLVKPYVNGRIDGVATVYYDNGTPKMTITYVKGVKHGPAAKYNPDGSVFEKKMFQHGKAIN; encoded by the coding sequence ATGAACAAATTATCGTTTTTATTCTTATTTTTACTTGTCTTTCTTTTCAATGGTTGTAATAGTACAACATCAGGCACCTTGAGCCCCCAAAAACGTGTAGTTGACGTGAAAAAAGATTACTATACCGGTGGTATGTTGCGCTCTGAGTTTTTTATGTATGACAAGACAGGGATGAACGGTTTACGTAAAATGTATGGATATAAAGGCTCACTCCTCTCAAAAGTAGAGATCCAAAACGGTGTTCCGAATGGGAACGAGACACTCTATGATGATGAAGGGCGTGTTCGTTTAGTAAAGCCCTATGTAAATGGAAGGATCGACGGTGTTGCAACAGTTTACTATGATAACGGCACACCTAAAATGACCATTACCTATGTAAAAGGTGTCAAACATGGACCTGCCGCAAAGTATAACCCTGATGGTTCTGTTTTTGAAAAGAAGATGTTTCAGCACGGAAAGGCTATAAACTAA
- a CDS encoding M48 family metallopeptidase — protein MLSLLPHYTHIVNPRLKHVYLKFDEKGNLIIKSPKISQRRIEQILLKKSAWINRAREKIASQKAKCVDFSENSELYYFGTPYPLHLIAHKKQRTTLLFEKECFTLMYHNYDEALFEQHVNRFYKVQAQKVIPPLVEKWAQRMQLSPTKITFRKTKRQWGSCSARNALSFNTMMMKLPQNVIEYIIVHELAHISHKHHQKPFWDLVAKHLPEYKMHIATLKTYR, from the coding sequence ATGCTTTCTCTTCTGCCTCACTATACCCATATTGTCAATCCCAGGTTAAAACATGTCTACCTCAAGTTTGATGAGAAGGGTAATCTCATCATTAAATCACCTAAGATATCACAACGTCGGATTGAACAGATACTGCTGAAGAAGTCTGCATGGATCAATCGTGCACGAGAGAAGATAGCATCTCAAAAAGCAAAATGTGTAGACTTTTCAGAAAACAGTGAACTCTACTACTTTGGAACACCCTACCCCCTTCATCTTATAGCACATAAGAAACAAAGGACTACACTGCTCTTTGAAAAAGAATGTTTCACACTGATGTATCATAATTATGACGAAGCATTGTTTGAACAGCATGTCAATCGATTCTATAAAGTACAAGCACAAAAGGTGATCCCTCCGCTTGTTGAAAAATGGGCACAAAGAATGCAGCTTTCACCAACAAAGATCACATTTAGAAAAACAAAGCGTCAATGGGGAAGCTGTTCGGCTAGAAATGCTTTATCCTTTAATACCATGATGATGAAACTGCCTCAAAATGTGATAGAATACATCATCGTTCACGAACTGGCGCATATCTCACATAAACACCACCAAAAGCCATTTTGGGATCTGGTAGCCAAACACCTGCCAGAGTATAAAATGCATATCGCCACACTCAAAACCTATAGATAA
- a CDS encoding globin gives MQFSTRSLSFSIQPYQPGIRPPVTKPNPEFLQDIGEEGMRALLQRFYTKLHQSPIKEIFPPTLKEMQEAGDTSADFFIQICGGPAYFNQKRGAPHMVNRHAPFTITPETRLHWLELFKEALQPIIEEKQSSDANIQSFWDYLNIFSLWMVNTQA, from the coding sequence ATGCAATTTAGTACCAGATCATTGAGTTTTTCAATTCAGCCCTATCAACCAGGCATCAGACCACCTGTCACCAAACCTAACCCTGAGTTTCTTCAGGATATAGGAGAAGAAGGAATGCGGGCACTTCTTCAGAGGTTCTATACAAAACTTCACCAAAGTCCCATCAAAGAGATATTCCCTCCGACACTTAAAGAGATGCAAGAGGCAGGCGATACTTCTGCAGATTTTTTCATACAGATCTGTGGAGGACCTGCTTATTTCAATCAAAAGCGCGGTGCACCACATATGGTCAATCGTCATGCCCCATTTACCATCACTCCCGAGACGCGTTTACATTGGCTGGAACTTTTTAAAGAAGCCCTTCAGCCGATCATTGAAGAAAAGCAAAGCAGTGATGCCAACATCCAAAGCTTTTGGGACTACCTCAACATCTTTTCACTTTGGATGGTCAACACACAGGCTTAG
- a CDS encoding bifunctional methionine sulfoxide reductase B/A protein, translating into MRIMIFFLLSALVTVSIATEMPVSMKPWKSNVERLSEFEKYVLINKGTERAYTGEYVYTKEDGIYRCKVCNAPLFRSSDKFESHCGWPSFDNAIPGAIKEVADKDGMRTEIVCATCGSHLGHVFKGEGYTDKNTRHCVNSISLTFDKKKSDVQEKAKAYFAGGCFWGVEYYMEQVKGVIEVRSGFMGGNVKNPGYYDVVRGDTGHIETVEVIYDPAQVSYETLAKTFFEIHDPTQVDGQGPDIGSQYYSAVFVNNDKERKVVNKLIGVLEKKGYKIATKVLNAAPFYKAEEYHQDYYKHKGTTPYCHRRVKRFD; encoded by the coding sequence ATGAGAATAATGATATTCTTCTTACTTTCAGCGCTCGTTACAGTGAGTATAGCTACGGAAATGCCCGTCTCAATGAAACCATGGAAGAGCAATGTAGAGAGGCTTAGTGAGTTTGAAAAGTATGTGTTGATCAATAAGGGAACAGAAAGAGCATATACAGGAGAGTATGTCTATACCAAAGAGGATGGTATCTATCGTTGTAAAGTATGTAATGCCCCTTTGTTCCGCTCTTCAGACAAGTTTGAATCCCACTGCGGCTGGCCGAGTTTTGATAATGCCATACCCGGAGCGATCAAAGAAGTAGCCGATAAAGACGGGATGCGTACGGAGATCGTCTGTGCAACTTGCGGGTCACATTTGGGACATGTATTCAAAGGAGAAGGTTATACCGACAAAAATACCCGCCATTGTGTCAACTCTATATCCCTAACCTTTGACAAAAAGAAAAGTGACGTGCAAGAGAAGGCAAAAGCCTACTTTGCGGGAGGATGCTTTTGGGGCGTAGAGTACTATATGGAGCAGGTTAAAGGAGTGATCGAGGTACGCTCTGGATTCATGGGCGGAAATGTCAAAAATCCAGGATATTACGATGTAGTACGCGGTGATACAGGGCACATTGAGACAGTTGAAGTGATCTATGATCCGGCACAGGTCTCGTATGAAACTTTGGCTAAAACCTTTTTTGAGATACATGATCCAACCCAGGTGGATGGACAGGGACCGGATATCGGTAGTCAATACTACTCTGCTGTTTTTGTCAATAATGACAAAGAACGTAAAGTTGTCAATAAATTGATAGGAGTACTTGAGAAGAAAGGGTATAAGATAGCTACCAAGGTACTTAATGCCGCACCGTTTTATAAGGCCGAAGAGTACCATCAGGACTACTACAAGCATAAAGGGACAACCCCTTATTGTCATAGACGCGTTAAGCGTTTTGACTAA
- a CDS encoding porin family protein, translating into MKTIIKAATLTTLLSISSVYAGGKMVAPAVSPVAEIKEADINPWYIGVGLVWANVTRDCYCYDLQGNIRDIVRTEDDNWGGIVRLGYDFNQYFGIEARYLNASVLDAFFNTEHYGLYLKPQIPLSERFNLYGLLGYGHTEVDTNCDGIHETFSHNGFSAGIGLEYDLSSKEDDYEHYKNSVNGVPEFDRPFDGHGDQEVEWGLWVDYQNLLHDQGPVKYRSNIVSFGVTYDF; encoded by the coding sequence ATGAAAACGATCATTAAAGCAGCGACACTCACTACTCTTTTGTCTATCAGTTCAGTCTATGCAGGAGGAAAAATGGTTGCTCCTGCAGTTTCGCCTGTGGCTGAGATAAAAGAAGCTGATATTAACCCTTGGTACATCGGGGTTGGTCTGGTTTGGGCAAATGTCACCCGAGACTGTTACTGTTATGACCTTCAAGGAAATATAAGAGATATAGTCAGAACAGAAGATGATAACTGGGGTGGTATCGTAAGATTAGGGTATGATTTCAATCAATACTTTGGGATTGAAGCACGTTATCTCAATGCCAGTGTTCTGGATGCTTTCTTTAATACAGAACATTATGGACTCTACCTGAAACCGCAAATACCGTTAAGTGAGAGATTCAACCTGTACGGTCTTTTAGGTTATGGACATACCGAAGTTGATACAAACTGTGATGGGATACACGAAACCTTTTCACATAATGGATTCAGTGCCGGTATCGGTTTGGAGTATGATCTCTCCTCCAAAGAGGATGATTATGAACATTATAAAAATAGTGTAAACGGGGTACCGGAGTTTGACAGACCTTTTGACGGACATGGTGATCAGGAAGTTGAATGGGGATTATGGGTTGATTATCAGAACCTTCTCCATGACCAAGGGCCGGTAAAATACAGATCCAATATTGTCAGTTTTGGGGTTACTTACGACTTTTAA